The following DNA comes from Coraliomargarita parva.
CCTCCCAACACTTCCCTCAGCTCACCGCAGATCGCACTCGGAATTGAGGCGCTGCTTTGATTGCCAAAACGTTCCACCGTCCGCATCGGGACTTTGGAAGGGTCGATCTTCAAGCGTTTGGCGATATTGCCCAGGATATAGCGGTTGGCTTGGTGAAACACGAAGTAATCGACGGCCTCCGTATCCAAGCCTGCATAATCGAGCATCTCACGCACCGCCTTCGGCTCGACCTGTATCGAAAAATTGAATATCTCGGCCCCGTCCATGTACAAGTTCGCGGGGGTCCGAACATTACCCGCCTCATCCTCCGACTCCACCGCGCTCTCCGGCGACAAGGGAAAACGGGCCGCTCCCGCCGGCACGATCAGTTTGTCATAGCCCAACCCATCCGTCTCCAGGCTGAACCAGGCCGGACCATGGCCGTTATCCCTTTCCAGCAAGGTCGCACTGCCGCCATCCCCGAAAACCGGCGCAACCGCTCGGTCCCGCGGATGCACGAGGCGGCTGATCGTGTCACCTGCCAGCAACAACACCCGTTCACAGCCCCCCGAAGCCATCATCAAATGGGCTAACCACAGCCCGTAGACATAGCCCGAGCAGCCCAGATTCACATCCAGCGCCGCACAGTCTTTACGACAGCCCAAGCGCCCGTGCAGGACAGCCGCATTGCAAGGTTGCAGGTAGTCCGGCGTCTGCGTCACGCAGATCAGGGCATCGACCGACTCAACCGGAGTCGTTGTTCCTTCCAGCACACGTCGGGCCGCGGCCTCGCACAAGTCCGCAGCGGTCGTCGTTTCATCCACGACCCGCCGCCGGTCCAGTCCGATCGTTTTCTTCAGTCGCGCGATCTGCTGCAGATTGCCCCCAAACAACTCGACTTCGTCGTCTATACATTTTTCGGTGACAGGGACAGCAGTGACAATTCCACTGATTCGGACATTTTCGATCCGGCATTTGGGCATACAAACAACATGAAATCCTTCCCCTACGAATGAAAGCACATTCTTTCCTCCGGCGCAGGCTGCCAGTACAGTCCTCACCTCCCAAATCCCGGATCGCGTATCTCGCATCAGGCCATCCGCCCCTCAACGAACAACGATCCACTCGACCCGCACCCGCTATGAAAGCGACTTGCGCCGACCCGGAATCGCACTATTCATCGTTGTTAGCCACCCCAACAATCGGATCCGACAACAGACACGAATGGCCACGCTCTCCGAAATCCAAACCCTGACGCTCGAATGTATTCGCCTCCTCGCGGATGATTTCCAACTGGAAGCCCTGCAGGCCCCTCAACTCGACAGCCCGCTATACGGCACAGGTGGCACACTCGACAGCATGGCCTTGGTCAATCTGATCGCCGATCTCGAAGATGCCGTCTCGGAACAATGGGGCCAATCCATCACACTGGCCGACGAAAAAGCCATGTCGGCCAAAAACTCGCCCTACCGGACCGCGGAGACCCTGAGTCTGGCCATCCAGGAACGACTCGAATCATGAAACGCATCGTCATTACCGGCACCCGCAAAGGAATCGGAAAGCACCTTGCGGAATACTACCTTTCCCAAGGCTGGCAGGTCGCCGGCTGTAGCCGGGGCGAAGCCTCCATCACCGCGGACGCCTACCTGCACTACAGCCTGGATGTGGCGGATGAGGCCACGGTCGTCGAAATGGCCCGTGATCTCAAAAAGCGCTGGGGAGGCCTCGATGCCCTGATCAATAATGCAGGGATCGCGTCCATGAACCATGCGCTCCTTACCCCGGGTGACACGGTGCATCGCATACTCAATACCAATGTCGTCGGAACCTTTCTCTTCTGCCGGGAAATGGCCAAGCTGATGCGCGGGAACAAGGCCGGACGCATCGTGAATTTCACCACGGTTGCGCATCCTCTTAACTTGGAAGGCGAAGCCATCTACGCAGCCAGCAAGGCGGCTGTAGAAAGCCTGACCCGCATCCTCGCGCGGGAACTCTCCAGCCTCTCAATTACTGTCAATGCAGTCGGCCCCACTCCAGTGGAAACCGACCTGATCCGGGGCGTCCCTGCAGCCAAAATGGATGCCCTACTCGCCCGGCAAGCCATCCCGCGCCTCGGCGAGGTGCGGGATATTCTCAATGCCGTCGACTTTTTCCTGCGTCCCGAGAGTGACTTCATTACGGGTCAAGTCCTCTATCTCGGCGGCGTCAATTGACCGCTGACAGCGAAGACATGACGGACTGGATCGAAGCTCGGCTCGCTGCCTTTGCAGAACGGACGGCCGGACATGAAGCCGGAAAAGCCTACACCTACGGCCAGTTGCTCGAAGGCGTGAGAACGCTGCGCGATCAACTTAGTTCCTTGCCCGAGCCCAGGATTCTCGCCGTCCAGACCGGATCTGTGATCGAGGGGCTCATTGCACTGTTGTCAATGGCACCGACCACTCATACCGCAGTCCCCATCCCCGACAGCCTGCCGGAGCCGCTGCGCCAAATGATGCGGGAGGTGAGCCACTGCGATGCGATCCTCCGCACCTCCGGTCCGACCTGGACGCTTGAAAACACCACCCGAAACTCCACCCCGAAACCGGAGTTGTATCAGTCACTGAAGGGAAGCGGACTGGTACTTTTCAGCAGTGGTACCACTGGACAACCGAAAGCCATGCTACACGAACTGCGGGCGCTCTTGGACCGCTATCAAACCGTCCAGCCCCGCGACGATCGCACCCTCCTACTCCTTCTTTTTGACCATATCGGCGGTCTCGATACCGCATTCCGTAGCATTTTCGCCGGCGCGTTTTTGGCGATTCCCGACCAACGTACCCCCAACGCGATCGGTCAGGCCATCCAGACACATGCCATCACCGTGCTTCCGGCCTCCCCAACATTCCTCAACCTGTTACTGCTTGCCGGCGTTCAGGAAACGTACGATTGCAGCTCGCTCCGGATCATCGCCTACGGTGCGGAAGCGATGCCCGAGCCGCTGCTGCACCGTCTCATCCACGCCTTCCCATCCGTTGAGTTCCAGCAAAAGTTCGGCACCAGTGAAACCGGTAGCATCCGGATCAAGAGTGCCGGAAACGACAGCCTCGAATTCCGCATCCAAGACTCGGCCATCGAATGGAAAATAGTCGATGGTGAGCTCTGGCTTCGCTCCCCTTCCCGAATCCTCGGCTACCTCAATTCCCCCAACGACTCCCTCGAAGCCGAAGGCTGGTACCGGACCGGCGACCTCGTCCAAGAGACTCGTCCCGGCACACTTCGGATCCTGGGCCGCACCAATACCGTCATCAATGTAGGCGGGCAAAAAGTGCTGCCTGCAGAAGTCGAAGCCGCTCTGGCCAGTCTCCCCGAAATCGAAGCCTGCGAAGTCTATGGCGTCGAAGATCCGATTGTCGGCCAGGCCCTCGCATGCCGCTTAGTCACGCAGTCCGAGGCAACGGCACGTGAATGGAAAAAACGGATACGTCAACACTGCCGTGGTCGACTCGAACCGTGGAAAATCCCCAGCTTGGTCCAAGTCGTCAAGGAGCTCAGCCTCACCCACCGCATGAAACGAAAAGACACCAGCCCTGGGGCGAACGATTCAAGAAAAGCCGCAAGGTGAAGTGAGCCACGGGAGTTTTGTACCCCGCTACGCCTGAAGGCTACGCAGGGCTAGGCTCGAATGGCACTACTTTAAGGACAAATTGAAGGGTTCCTATTGCAACAAAGCGTCGCTCGTAGTGGCTGCTTTAGCTGCCATATTCAGCATCCTAAGCCACCTCGGCTCGATGGCGACTGAAGTCGCCACTACGATAAGAAGCTTAAAGTAGTGCCATTCGGGCTTAATGCCGTTAATCCCGCCAGCAAGCGCGTGGATCTGACAACAATGATTTCAGTTTGGGAGGATTGTAATCCGCTCCTAACATTCCCCTCCTTGGCGAAGGAGGGGTGGATGCCGCCTAAGCGGCAGACGGGGTGGTTCCGCGAACGACACTGACAATCGCTGGAACGGACGCGCGGAAGCGCGTCCCTCCATTCTGCGGGCGACCCCATGAAAGAACGCGTGATTGCTGGAAGCATCATTTGCCTCTCCAACGACAGGCCTCGGCGGACGGATAGGGATATCCGTCCCTACCTCCCGGAATGTATGCGGCGCTGTAGGCATTAACGTTAACGCGCGTGCGTCCCGCCTCCATTCCTCTACGGCGTGGCGTGTCCCGCCTCCATTCCTCTACGGCGTGGCGTGTCCCGCCTCCATTCCTCTACGGCGTGGCGTGTCCCGCCTTAGCGGGATCCATTAACGGCATTAAGCCCTGCGTAGCCTTCAGGCGTAGCGGGGTCCAAAACCACACCGTTGTACGCCATTCCAGATGGGTACGACGAACCACCCTGTCTGCCGCTTCGACCATTCGACCATTCGACATGCTCATGGCAGGCAAAGTTCATGGCAGGCAAAGCTCAGGGCGGGCCGCTGCGCGTCAGCCACCCCGCCTTAACCAAGGCGGGGAATTTGAGTACGCCTCCAAAAAAAAAGATGCGGGATGTAAGCCATTCACGTAAATTAACGTTCACCTGTCTCGCCGTAGGCACGAAGGCGGATTAACGGCATTAAGCCCTGCGTAGCCTTCAGGCGTAGCGGGGTTCAAAACTACACCGTTGTACGCCATTCGTGCCCATCCGTGTGCATGGTCCGGTCTTCCTCAAAGCGAAATCCGGCACGCCACGCCGTAGGAACGAAGGCGGGTCGTCGCTACGCTCCTCGGAACGTGGCATTAGCCCCGCGTAGCCTTCAGGCGTAGCGGGGTGAAAAATCCGTAGCTGTACGCCTAGTTGTAAGCGGATTATGCGTTATGATTTCCGCTGCGCGGAGACCGCTTATGACCGCTAATGTGACGCTTCCGCCTTCGTTCCTACGGCGTGACGTGAATACCTACAACTCCGCATCCATTTTTGTGGTTTGGATTCTGTAAGGCCAATAATGCTCCCCCAAATCACCAGCGCGCTCGCGTCCCGCCCTAGCGGGATTGTAAGCCATTCGTGCACATTTGTGCCCATTCGTGGTTCCAAACTCTCACACCGTTGTCAGCACGTCCAACAAACAACACCCGCCTCCCCTTCAGGTTTGTTCCTTCATCCCTCAAAGCAAGCCCTCAGGGCTTGCTTTCCTCTTCCTCCACCTCGTCCGGGTTGATATCGGACATGTCGGTGAACTCTTCCAGCTGCTTGGGCTTGTGAGCGACGGGCGACTGGATCTTGCCGCCCTTGAAACCGGTGGCCTTGATCTCGATCGTGCCGAGATTCTCGATGCCGAGGTTTTCGGTCAGGGTCCGGGTCAAATGGCTCTTGAGCAGCTGCTCGATCTCGCGCATGCGCCCGCCGCTGGTCAGCTTGAAGCCGATCTGCAGGTGGGTCTTGTTGCGCTGGGTCCGGATCTTGACGCTGGGCTTGGCGATGGCCTCGACCTGCGCGCAGGAGGTCTGCACCAGCTCGACGATGGCCGACTGGCTGACCAGCACCCGCCCGCTGTCCGTGGTGTAGGCCACCACGCTCTTGGGCTTGAGCTTGCGCACCAGAAAGGAGAGCAGGAGCAGGACAAAAAGGACCAGGGCGATGACCGCCCAGATCATGGGGTCCACCTTGCTGATCAGATCAATGATGCTTTCCCAGTTCATAGAAAAAGCCGCGGGGCGAGGCACCGCGGCTGTGATTCAAATTTTAGTCGGTGTGGGGTTGGTCTTCCCACTCTTCGCGGCTTTTCGGCTCTTCCGTACGGACCCCGTCGATGATGACGTTGACCCGGGCGACGCTCTTGCTGGTCATTTTTTCGACCTGCTCGGCCACACGCTGCTGGATATGACCGGCCACCACGGCCAGCTCGACACCGAAGCGCAGGATGACGCGAATCTCGATCTTGTAGTCGCCGACCTCGTCCTCATCCACGCGTACGCCGCGCTCGTCGCCCTTCTTGGAGAAAATTTCGGCGATGCCGTCGACAAAACCGCCGCCGACTGCTGCGACGCCGGAGACTTCGAGAGCCGCGAGACGAACGATGCTCGCCACCACGCTGTGGTTGATACGGATATCACCGAGGGTATTCGACTCTTCGGAAACCGTGGGGATCTTTGTTTCCGGACTGGATTCGGGTTCCTTGCTCATATTGACTGGTAACTTAGCAGCTATCGCCTAGGTGTAAAGGTCCTTAGGCACTCGCGTGACAAATTCTTCCACATACTTGGTGGTGGCTTTGCCCTCACGGAAGTGGGGGTCGCGGATAATCGCGCGGGAGAAGGGAATATTCGTGCTGATCCCGCGGATGATGTATTCACCCAGCGCGCGGTCCATCCGGTCGAGGGCCAGCTCACGGGTCTTCCCGTAGGTGATGATCTTGCTGATCATGCTGTCGTAGTGCGGCGGGATGGTGTAGCCGCCATAGACGTGCGAGTCGATCCGCACCCCGTGACCGCCGGGCGAGTAGTAGAGGGAGATCTCACCGGGACAGGGCGCGAAATTGCGGCCCGGGTCCTCGGCGCAGACGCGGCACTCGATGGCGTGGCGCAGGAACTTGATTTCCTTCTGCTCGTAGCTCAGCTTCTGCCCGCTGGCGATGAGGATCTGCTCCTTGACCAGGTCCACACCGGTGACTTCTTCCGTCACCCCGTGTTCCACCTGGATCCGGGTGTTCATCTCGATGAAATAATAGTTCTGCTTCTCGTCGACCAGGAACTCGATCGTGCCGGCCCCCTCGTAGTTCACCGATTTGGCCAGCTTGACCGCGTCCCGGCCCATTTTCTTCCGGACATCGTCCGAGATGAAGGGCGACGGCGCCTCCTCGATCAGCTTCTGGTGGCGGCGCTGCACGGAGCAGTCCCGCTCGCCCAAATGGATGACATTGCCGTGCTGGTCGCCGAGCACCTGGATCTCGATGTGGCGCGGGGCCTCGAGGAACTTCTCGATATAGACCGCGCCGTTGCCGAAGGCCTTTTCCGCCTCGTTGCGGGCGCTGGCATATTCCTTGGCAAAAGCCACCGCATTGTGCGCGGTACGCATGCCCTTGCCGCCACCGCCGGCCACCGCCTTGATGATGACAGGGAAACCGATCTTCTTGGCCACCTCGAGGGCGTCCTTTTCGTTGTCGACCGTGCCTTCACTGCCGGGAATGACCGGCACCTTGGCCTGGACGGCCATCTCGCGGGCACGGGCCTTGTCCCCGAAATTGATAATCGCATCGGCGCCGGGCCCGATGAACTTGATGTTGCAGCGCTCGCACTGCTCCGCGAAATCCGCGTTTTCGGCGAGGAAGCCGTAGCCCGGGTGGATCGCGTCGACATCGGCGATTTCCGCGGCCGCGATGATCCGGTCGGCCTTCAGGTAGCTCTGGTTGCCCGCCGGGGGCCCGATGCAGATGGCCTCGTCCGCCAGCTGCACGTGCAGGGACTGCTCATCCGCCTCCGAATACACGGCGAGGGTCTTGATCCCGAGCTCATTACAAGCGCGGACGATCCGGAGCGCGATTTCACCCCGGTTGGCAATAAGGACCTTTTTAATCATCCGGGGTTTCAAGCAGTTTTGACTTTGAAGAGCGGCTGGCCGTATTCCACGGCTTCACCGTTTTCGACCAGGACCTCGGTAATGGTCCCGCTGAGCTCCGACTGGATCTCGTTCATCACCTTCATCGCTTCGATGATGCAGACCACGCTGTCCGCCGAGACCTTCGTGCCGACATCGGCAAAGACCGCACTCTCCGGAGAGGGCGCGCGGTAGAACGTCCCCACCATGGGCGACTTGATCACGGAAATGCCCTTTTCTTCGGCCGGCTTTTCCGGCGCGGGTGCTTCTGCGGTGGCGACCGGGAAGGGAGGCGTGGTGGCCGCCATGGGCGCCGCATGCACGATTTGCGGGATCACATCGCCGTTCTTGCGGCTGAGGCGCAGCTTGAAGCCTTCTTCTTCCAGTTCGAACTCGGTGAGTTCCGAGCGTTTCATGAGGTCGATTACCTGTTTAATTGCTTTTAAGTCCAAGGTCGTGTCCTGTTCTGAGGGTTGATTCCGGAAGGCCGCCACCGCCGCCTTCCGTGGTATTGTTGAAACTCGGTGACAAAATAAGGCGAGCTTTTAGGACTGTGCAATGCCTTTGTTTCAATCTCTTTTTTACACTTTTTAGTGAAAAAGCGGCACTTTTTGAGGCGAAAACGGCTTGTTTTGAAACCACGAATGGTCACGAATGCACACGAATGGCTTACAACGCTGGTGATTTTGGACCTCGCTACGCCTGAAGGCTACGCAGGGCTAGGCTCGAATGGCACTACTTAAGGACAAATTGAAGGGTTCCTATTGCAACAAAGCGTCGCTCGTAGTGGCTGCTTTAGCTGCCATATTCAGCATCCTAAGCCCTCGGCTCGATGGCGACTGAAGTCGCCACTACGATAAGAAGCTTAAAGTAGTGCCATTCGGGCTAGGCGCCGTTAATTCACGTGAATTGACCCCGCTAAGGCGGGACACGCCACGCCGTAGGAACGAAGGCGGGACGCGAGCGCGTGAATCGTGCACGACGGTTTATGTTGGGGAGGTCTATTTGCCACGCAGCATCAAAACCAAAAAAGAGTGCGGGGTTGTAAGCCTCTGGGCTCTCCGCGCACTCTGCGTGCTCTGCGGCGTTAAGCCCTGCGTAGCCTCTAGGCGTAGCGGGGTTAAGTCCACAGCGTTGTAAGATTAGCGTCACATTAGCGGTCATAAGCGGTCTCCGCGCAGCGGAAATCATAACGCATGATCCGCTTACAACCCAGCGTACAACGACGTCATTTTTAACCGCTTATTACCACTTATCACCGCTTCCGCCTTCGTTCCTACGGCGTGACGTGGATCTTACAACGACGGGTTCAATTTGGGAGGATTGCTTCTCATGCACTATCCAATCCCTAAAACCATGCGGCGTTGTAGGCATAAGCGTACATGAGCGGTCATAAGCGGTCTCCGCGCAGCGGAAATCAAAACGCTGAAACGCTTACAACTAGGCGTACAGCTACGTCTTTTTTCACCCCGCTACGCCTAAAGGCTACGCAGGGCTCGACGCCGCTCATGACCGCTCATTACCGCTTCCGCCTTCGTTTACTACGGCGTGACGTGGATCTTTTCAAACCCGCTAAGGCGGGACATGCCACGCCGTAGAGGAACGGAGGCGGGACACGCCACGCCTCAAAGGAACGGAGGCGGGACACGCCACGCCGTAGAGGAACGGAGGCGGGACGCACGCGCACCGGCTTATTGGGGGAGCATTATTGGCCTGACAGAATCCAAACCACAAAAATGGATGCGGGGTTGTAGGGATAAGCCCCGGTCGAAATCGCTGTCGCGCTTTCGCTACAAAAATGTCCTCCTTCAGGTTTGTTCCTTCAGCGCCCAAAGGGCACCCCTTCGGCAGGCTCAGGACAGGCCGCTTCAGTCGCCCTTCGCTTCGCTACGGGCGAAATGCTTCGCATTTCACCATTTACGCGCTAGTGCGCTCCATCACCATCTCCGCGCTGCCGCGCTTCGTCCGCCCTCAGCCCTCGCAGAAGCCTCCGGCTTCTGTCAGCTTCTGCATTGAACTTCCCTTCCCCGCTCGTGTCATGATAAGAAGGATTTTAGTTATATGTTACGATCGATTCAGAGAGGCGTATGGATCTGTTTCGCCGGCTTGATGGTGACCGCCTGCAAGCCGGACACGCGGGTGGATCCGGGATTAAGCCATTTGGCGAAGGCATTCAGGGCGGCCAACCAGGCGAAAGACATCGGCCCCATGCTGGAGCTGTATGAGCTCAAGGGCACGGACAACTGGACCGTTTCCATGCTCAAGGCGGCCTTGAAATACGAACTGGGGCTACCGATCGCCGCGATTGAGTTCGAGCCCCTGTCGGGCGCGCCGGAAGAGGTCATCGACTTCACCCACGACGGGGTCCAATACGGCCCCAGCCTGGAGCCGGGCTACCGCATGCGGGTGCGCTACGATGTCGAGGACGGCCTGACCAGCCTCTACACCGTCGGCCAGCGCAAGGACGGCAGCTGGCGGATCGTCTGCTCCCGCCCCCTCCCCGCCCCCGTCTCCTCTGGCAGGTATTGAGGCGGCTGTGCCACCTGGAGGGCGGAAACCTGAAACAGCGTGCCACGTATTTTTGTAGCGAAAGCGCGACAGCGATTTCGATTGAGGCGGCAGGAAGGCTGAAACCGCAAATGGGCACGGATGGCTGACAGCAGCGTAGGGTTGAAACCCCGCTACGCCTAAAGGCTACGCGGGGCTAATGCCACGTTCCGAGGAGCATCGCGACGACATGACCCGTCTCCTCTACGATACGCCGAGGCATGCCGGATTCCGCATTGCGGAAGACCGGACCATGCACACGGATGAGCACGAATGGCTTACAACACTGATTCGTACAACGATGCTTTTTTAGTCAGCTATGTGGGTCCGGCTCAGCCGGAAACCGCTTATGTCCGCTTATCTCCGCTTCCGCCTTCGTTTACTACGGCGTGACGTGGATCTTACAACGACGGTTTATTTCGGGGAGGGTTCATTGCACTGCTGTATCTAAACCCTAAATAAGATGCGGCGTTGTTAGAATTAGCGTCACATAAGCGGACATAAGCGGTGTCCGCGTCAGCGGAAAACAAAACGCGTGAGCCGCTTACAACACTGATTCGTGCAACGATACTTTTTTAGTCAGCTATGTGGGTCCGGCTCAGCCGGAAACCGCTTATGTCCACTTATCACCGCTTATCGTGCACACCGGTTTATGTTGGGGAGGGTTCATTGCACTGCTGTATCAAACCAAAAATATAAGTACGGCGTTGTAGGCATAAGCGTACATAAGCGGTCATAAGCGGTGTCCGCGTCAGCGGAAAACAAAACGCGTGAGCCGCTTACAACACTGATTCGTGCAACGATACTTTTTTTTTCACCGCTTATTACCGCTTATTACCGCTTATCGTGCACACCGGTTTATGTTGGGGAGGGTTATTGCCCGCCAGCACACAAACCCTAAAAAGATGCGGCGTTGTAGGCATAAGCGTACATAAGCGGTCTACCTGCCCTGAGCGAGTCGTAGGGCCCGTCAGCGGAAATCCTCCCAAGAGAGTACGGAGTTGTAAGCCATTCGTGTCCATCAGTGCGTATCCATCCAGCAGGCCTCGGCGGACGGATAGGGATATCCGTCCCTACCTCCCTGAGTGTATGCGGCGTTGTAAGCATTCGTGCTCATTCGTGTAAATTCGTGGTTTCAAAAACACGCCGTTGTAAGCCCCGAAAAAAGGCCGCACCCAATCAATGGATGCGGCCTGAAAACTGGTTACCGGCAGGTCAGTTCAACTTTCCAGGCGGCGCAGCCGCCTCTTACGGCAGCTTGGTTGCGCCCATGAGGAACTTGTCGCACTCGCGGGCCACGGCGCGGCCTTCGTTGATCGCCCAGACGATGAGGGACTGGCCGCGGCGCATGTCACCGGCGGCGAAGACATTGTCCACATTGGTGGTGAACTTGCCGTAGTCCGCCTTCACGTTGGAGCGTGCGTCCTGGTCGAGACCCAGCTCTTCGACGATGGTGCTTTCCGGTCCGAGGAAGCCCATGGCCAGCAGGACGAGCTCGGCGTCGAGCACGCGCTCGCTGCCCTCGATCTTCTTCGGGATGAAACGGCCGTTGTCGTTCACCCACTCGATGTTGTGGACGTGGACGCCCTTCACGTTGCCGTCGGCGTCGCCTTCAAACTTGCTTGCGGTGATCAGGTACTGGCGCGGATCGTCACCCTGTACGGCGGCGGCTTCCTCCTGGCCGTAGTCGACCTTGTAGGTCTTGGGCCATTCCGGCCAGGGGTTGTTCGGCGCGCGTTCCATCGGCGGCTTGGGCATGATTTCCAGCTGGGTCACGCTCTTGCAGCCATGGCGCAGGGAGGTGCCCACACAGTCGGTGCCGGTGTCGCCACCGCCGATGATGACCACATTCTTGCCCTTGGCCAGTTCGGTGAACTGCTCGCTCTTGCCGTCGCGGATGTCCCAGATCTCCTTGGTGTTGGGTCCGAGGAATTCCATGGCAAAGCGGATATTGCCGAACTCGCGGCCCTCGATCGGGAGGTCGCGGGGCTTGGTCGCGCCACAGCAGAGCACGACCGCATCAAATTCATCCATCAGCTGCTTGGCCGGCAGGTCCTTGCCGATTTCAACACCGGTGGTGAAGGTCACGCCTTCGGCTTCCATCAGCTTGACGCGGCGGGTGACCACTTCCTTCTGCAGCTTCATGTTGGGGATGCCGTACATGAGCAGGCCGCCGATACGGTCGGCGCGCTCGTAGACCGTGACCAGGTGGCCGGCCTTGTTCAGCTGGTCGGCGGCGGCGAGGCCGGCCGGACCGGAGCCCACCACGGCGACCTTCTTGCCGGTGCGGTCGGCCGGCGGGGTCGGGACGACCCAGCCTTCGGCCCAGGCCTTGTCGATGATGGAGCACTCGATGTTCTTGATCGTGACCGGCGGCTCGATCACGCCGAGCACACAGGAACCTTCACAGGGAGCCGGGCAGACGCGGCCGGTGAATTCCGGGAAGTTGTTGGTCTTGGACAGGCGGTCGTAGGCATCCTTCCACTTGCCCTTGTACACCAGGTCGTTGAATTCCGGGATCAGGTTGTTGACCGGGCAGCCGCTGGCCATGTTGCTCAGCGTCATGCCGGTGTGGCAGTAAGGCGTGCCACAGTCCATGCAACGCGCGCCTTGCGTACGCACCAGGTCTTCCTTGAAGTGTACGTGTGTTTCTTCCCAGTCCTTGAGACGCTCGATCGGATCGCGGTCCGCGATCGGCTTGCGCTCAAATTCCATAAATCCAGTTGCTTTACCCATTTTCTTTAGAGTTGGAAGGTTTGAAAGTGTGAAGGTGTAAAAGTAGGAAGCAGGGAAAGTGTGAAGCTGAGTGACTTTGACACTTTC
Coding sequences within:
- a CDS encoding Asp23/Gls24 family envelope stress response protein, which gives rise to MSKEPESSPETKIPTVSEESNTLGDIRINHSVVASIVRLAALEVSGVAAVGGGFVDGIAEIFSKKGDERGVRVDEDEVGDYKIEIRVILRFGVELAVVAGHIQQRVAEQVEKMTSKSVARVNVIIDGVRTEEPKSREEWEDQPHTD
- a CDS encoding glutamate synthase subunit beta; the protein is MGKATGFMEFERKPIADRDPIERLKDWEETHVHFKEDLVRTQGARCMDCGTPYCHTGMTLSNMASGCPVNNLIPEFNDLVYKGKWKDAYDRLSKTNNFPEFTGRVCPAPCEGSCVLGVIEPPVTIKNIECSIIDKAWAEGWVVPTPPADRTGKKVAVVGSGPAGLAAADQLNKAGHLVTVYERADRIGGLLMYGIPNMKLQKEVVTRRVKLMEAEGVTFTTGVEIGKDLPAKQLMDEFDAVVLCCGATKPRDLPIEGREFGNIRFAMEFLGPNTKEIWDIRDGKSEQFTELAKGKNVVIIGGGDTGTDCVGTSLRHGCKSVTQLEIMPKPPMERAPNNPWPEWPKTYKVDYGQEEAAAVQGDDPRQYLITASKFEGDADGNVKGVHVHNIEWVNDNGRFIPKKIEGSERVLDAELVLLAMGFLGPESTIVEELGLDQDARSNVKADYGKFTTNVDNVFAAGDMRRGQSLIVWAINEGRAVARECDKFLMGATKLP
- a CDS encoding AMP-binding protein: MTDWIEARLAAFAERTAGHEAGKAYTYGQLLEGVRTLRDQLSSLPEPRILAVQTGSVIEGLIALLSMAPTTHTAVPIPDSLPEPLRQMMREVSHCDAILRTSGPTWTLENTTRNSTPKPELYQSLKGSGLVLFSSGTTGQPKAMLHELRALLDRYQTVQPRDDRTLLLLLFDHIGGLDTAFRSIFAGAFLAIPDQRTPNAIGQAIQTHAITVLPASPTFLNLLLLAGVQETYDCSSLRIIAYGAEAMPEPLLHRLIHAFPSVEFQQKFGTSETGSIRIKSAGNDSLEFRIQDSAIEWKIVDGELWLRSPSRILGYLNSPNDSLEAEGWYRTGDLVQETRPGTLRILGRTNTVINVGGQKVLPAEVEAALASLPEIEACEVYGVEDPIVGQALACRLVTQSEATAREWKKRIRQHCRGRLEPWKIPSLVQVVKELSLTHRMKRKDTSPGANDSRKAAR
- a CDS encoding 3-oxoacyl-[acyl-carrier-protein] synthase III C-terminal domain-containing protein, whose protein sequence is MPKCRIENVRISGIVTAVPVTEKCIDDEVELFGGNLQQIARLKKTIGLDRRRVVDETTTAADLCEAAARRVLEGTTTPVESVDALICVTQTPDYLQPCNAAVLHGRLGCRKDCAALDVNLGCSGYVYGLWLAHLMMASGGCERVLLLAGDTISRLVHPRDRAVAPVFGDGGSATLLERDNGHGPAWFSLETDGLGYDKLIVPAGAARFPLSPESAVESEDEAGNVRTPANLYMDGAEIFNFSIQVEPKAVREMLDYAGLDTEAVDYFVFHQANRYILGNIAKRLKIDPSKVPMRTVERFGNQSSASIPSAICGELREVLGGDEPRRLLLSGFGVGLSWASVVLSIDKLKTCELVEV
- a CDS encoding SDR family NAD(P)-dependent oxidoreductase; amino-acid sequence: MKRIVITGTRKGIGKHLAEYYLSQGWQVAGCSRGEASITADAYLHYSLDVADEATVVEMARDLKKRWGGLDALINNAGIASMNHALLTPGDTVHRILNTNVVGTFLFCREMAKLMRGNKAGRIVNFTTVAHPLNLEGEAIYAASKAAVESLTRILARELSSLSITVNAVGPTPVETDLIRGVPAAKMDALLARQAIPRLGEVRDILNAVDFFLRPESDFITGQVLYLGGVN
- the accB gene encoding acetyl-CoA carboxylase biotin carboxyl carrier protein — encoded protein: MKRSELTEFELEEEGFKLRLSRKNGDVIPQIVHAAPMAATTPPFPVATAEAPAPEKPAEEKGISVIKSPMVGTFYRAPSPESAVFADVGTKVSADSVVCIIEAMKVMNEIQSELSGTITEVLVENGEAVEYGQPLFKVKTA
- the accC gene encoding acetyl-CoA carboxylase biotin carboxylase subunit, translated to MIKKVLIANRGEIALRIVRACNELGIKTLAVYSEADEQSLHVQLADEAICIGPPAGNQSYLKADRIIAAAEIADVDAIHPGYGFLAENADFAEQCERCNIKFIGPGADAIINFGDKARAREMAVQAKVPVIPGSEGTVDNEKDALEVAKKIGFPVIIKAVAGGGGKGMRTAHNAVAFAKEYASARNEAEKAFGNGAVYIEKFLEAPRHIEIQVLGDQHGNVIHLGERDCSVQRRHQKLIEEAPSPFISDDVRKKMGRDAVKLAKSVNYEGAGTIEFLVDEKQNYYFIEMNTRIQVEHGVTEEVTGVDLVKEQILIASGQKLSYEQKEIKFLRHAIECRVCAEDPGRNFAPCPGEISLYYSPGGHGVRIDSHVYGGYTIPPHYDSMISKIITYGKTRELALDRMDRALGEYIIRGISTNIPFSRAIIRDPHFREGKATTKYVEEFVTRVPKDLYT